The DNA window CTTCATCCTCTCTCGGCATCCTCCCAAGCTTAAAATCCTTTGCAAGTGATGTAATCTTTATATACAAGTTTGAAACCGGTTCATGAGCATCTGGAGGGATGCCAGTGCCCTCGGTCCATAGCTGAAGGTCAATATCTTTCTCTATTCCGTGAACATTGGCTTTCAGGAAATCAAGAAATGTCTCTGTGTCAATTGATTTGAACTTGAACGTGGCGATATATTTCTTGAGGAACTCGTCAAAAGCAGGTCTTCCAATCTAAGAATCTCAAGGGTAAAAACAGAACCAGTAAGAATATTACTGTTTGAAATATCTCCAAGttcaaacaagaaataaatcaatataCCTGATGTTCAATGCGCCACAGAAACTGGAAACCCTTCTCATATGGCACTCGAGAGTACATGTCATCTGGGTCCACTCCTTCCTGATTGTTTTTTAGCTTAGTGAACTCCATGTTGTCCTTGAACCTCTCCATTTCCTCATTCAAACCTCTCCAACCATTTCCAATATTCAGAGCAGCTATATCTTCGCCTTGCACGGCCTCAACAATTCTCCTCTCCGCATATGTTGTGAAACCCTAGTTTCATAATCAGAAACTTATAACTCACAAGGAGCAAAAATTGCTGAGCACGGCACACAAATAACCATGGGCTATTGGAAGTTTAAGAGCACATAACACATGGACATTTAtcccaaaattaatatatcagaAACATCTGTTCATAGTTTCCCTCATCCAACACAgagttaaaagttaaaacatgtCCCTCTTGAACACTTCGACAATCATACCAAACAATAAGCATTACAAAGGTAAAGAGCAATTAAACTAGCATGAATTCCTCAATGCCATATTTTATAAGAGAAAATTTATTGAACCagtaaacaaaatcaaacaattttcgTAAATAAAGTCAACCACAAACAGACACTGAGAGGCAACACATTTGGTACATCAGATAAGAACACAtacaaaggaaaatgaaataaaataaaaatccattaaGCATACAAAGAGATACTATTTGAGGCGGCCATTAAACTGATACTGAATCAcgaaaaagaagaagtcaaaTAGTCAAATCAAATCTTAAAAGCAAACACTCACTGTACCTCATTCAACCAAAAATGCTCATTATTCTTGTTAGTGATCAAATTCCCAGTCCAACTATGAGCCAACTCATGCGCCACCATCCGCGCGCCACTCGCATCCCCTTTAATCACGGTAGGAGTCAAAAACACCATCCTTGGATTCTCCATTCCACCATATGGAAAACTCGGTGGCAAAACCAATAAATCAAACCTCTCCCAATCATACTCACCAAACAACCTCTCCGCTTGCCTAATCATCTCTTCAGTTCCTGCAAACTCCCTCGCAGCTGCATCCAAAACCGCATCAACTGCCTCCGAATAAACCCTTGTCCTCGGCCCCGCCTCTCTAAACCCCAATTCCCCAACAGCAAACGCAAACAAGTACGGCGGAATTGGCTGTTCCATCACAAACTCCTCCACAACCCTCCCTTCCTCGCACCACAACGACTTCAAATCAAATCCAAATCCAGACTCCTCATTCGTCAACATCCCATCCAAATCAGTACCAACAGGGTCATGACGGTCACAATGCCTAGCAGACATAACAGCAGAAAGCTCCCGCGGAAGATTCAACTTTGCAGAGTAACAAACACGCGCGGCAGGCGTATCCTGGCAAGGAAAAACGGAGCGCGCGTGAACAGGATGGCATTGGGTGTAGACAAAAGGGTGAGTTTTGTTGAAAGTTTGGGGCGGAGAGAGCCATTGGAGGGCCGAAGAGGAAGGGGAGGTGGAGTAAAGGATGAGAGCTGAGGAGTTGTTGTCGAGATAAACGGTGAGGAGTCGGCCTTTGATGGGGTGTTCAGAAGAGGAGAGAGCGAAAGGGATAGGAGTTAGAGTTGCAGGGTCGAGGATTTTGTGGATGGTGAGGGAGCGAGTGTCGAGAGAGAGCGGGCCAGTGTGTGGGGTTTGGAGGGTGAGGAGAGCGGTGGCGTGGATGGTGGAGGAAGGGAAGTGGAAGTAGAGAGTGAGGGATACGTGGGTGGTTAGGGGGTGAGTAGAATCAGTGAATGAGTGAGGATCGATCATTGCTAGGTTTTTTTTGGGCTGTGAGAGGGAGAAATAGGAGGTTTTATCTTGATTTGGATTATTCTGATTCTTTTTGAGGAATTGATTTTGGGAATGGGAAAAGGACAATTTGGGGAATAATAGAAGGGAAGGAAGGGATGATTTGGTGCTTGTTTGggtattgttttaaatttggagGGGGAATACGAGCAAGGTatccatgaaaaagaaaagaagagaatcaAGTCATCAACACTCAAGAGTCAATACTGTTGACTATTTTCTCGAACGACATCTGATAGGGGATACGAATGACAGGTCATATGATCTGAGACCTCCCTCCCAACGACAAGCAGAAGGGACGCCTCCGCCCTGGGGTTCTTTCCGGGGTAAGAAA is part of the Populus alba chromosome 10, ASM523922v2, whole genome shotgun sequence genome and encodes:
- the LOC118059921 gene encoding leucine aminopeptidase, which gives rise to MIDPHSFTDSTHPLTTHVSLTLYFHFPSSTIHATALLTLQTPHTGPLSLDTRSLTIHKILDPATLTPIPFALSSSEHPIKGRLLTVYLDNNSSALILYSTSPSSSALQWLSPPQTFNKTHPFVYTQCHPVHARSVFPCQDTPAARVCYSAKLNLPRELSAVMSARHCDRHDPVGTDLDGMLTNEESGFGFDLKSLWCEEGRVVEEFVMEQPIPPYLFAFAVGELGFREAGPRTRVYSEAVDAVLDAAAREFAGTEEMIRQAERLFGEYDWERFDLLVLPPSFPYGGMENPRMVFLTPTVIKGDASGARMVAHELAHSWTGNLITNKNNEHFWLNEGFTTYAERRIVEAVQGEDIAALNIGNGWRGLNEEMERFKDNMEFTKLKNNQEGVDPDDMYSRVPYEKGFQFLWRIEHQIGRPAFDEFLKKYIATFKFKSIDTETFLDFLKANVHGIEKDIDLQLWTEGTGIPPDAHEPVSNLYIKITSLAKDFKLGRMPREDEVANWTGQEWELYLKNLPRAVEASQVLALDARYRLSESKDYEVKVAFLQLAISSRCRDYYGEVEKTLKEVGRMKYLRPLYSGLVQGPGNEEEKILAKRVFAEARECYHPIAQRTVEAIFAKHV